The sequence below is a genomic window from Armatimonadota bacterium.
CTGGAAGTCAGCAGTTGCAGCAGCTTCGGCGATTTTCAGGCACGTCGTGCCAATATTCGGTTTCGGGACGCTGGCGGAAAGCCGGAGTTCCTGCACACGCTCAACGGGTCCGGATTAGCGTTACCGCGAACGATGATCGGGATCATCGAGTCCGGACAGACCGCGGAAGGGACAATAGTGATCCCGGAGGTCCTCCGCCCATACATGGGCGGCCAGGACGTGATTGGAAAACAGGGTTAGGCGTTACGGCAATCGTCGGCCGGACGTCCTGATGATCTGGCGGAGGGCAAAGTCATGCGAGTTGATCGACGCGGCTTCACGCTCATTGAAATGCTGGTTGTTGTCGCCATCATCGGTATTCTCGCCGGGATACTGTTCCCCGTCTTCGCGCGCGCCCGGGACGCGGCGTTTCAGACGCAATGTATCAGCAATCTGCGGCAATTAGGCGTCTCATTGCAGGCGTACATGAACGACAATGAGGACAAGTTCCCTCTCGCGGTGGATTTCACCGATTACCCTCTCACGGCGGCAGCCTATGAGGGCAGCAACATCCCTCACGCAGTTGCGCTGGTAGACCAGTTGGAGAATCGAACTGACGACCCCGTGGATGGCGACACAAACGGCGGGCGGATCGATCATATTCTCCGCCCGTACGTGAAGAACGAAGAAATCTTCCGCTGCCCCGGTGATACAGGATTTGGCGGGATCGGATACGCCGCCTACACCGGCCCTTACATTTTGTACAACCTCCTACCCATCGTGCCTCTATGGAAACAGTCCCGCTACTATTCCGCGCGCAACAAGCGACCCAATACATACTGGGGCGGAACAAGCTATGTATATCGGACCGAACTCGGCTTGTGGGGACGGCCGGTTAACCAGCTGTGGCAGCCGCAAAACGTAAACGTGCTGATGGACGCGACGCATTACTGGCATACCCGCCTGCATCGAAAGCCCATTTACAGCCCTGGAAACCCGAACTACGACATGGCTGACGCCAACAAGGGCAGCATCACAACGCTGTTTGCCGACGGAAGGGTGAGGGCATGCACCTGGAAGGAAAATGTCGACAACTGGTATGAATCCTCCCATTGGATAACGGGCGAGACAACCAGTGGCGTCCCTGCGCCGTCGTACGCCCCTTTCAAATAGACCGGGCGAGGTGCCTGTAAACCGCCATCGATGAAACGTTATCATTCAGCCGGATGCCGTGGTGATGCGGTGAAGCGCAGCGTCATACGTGTCACCCGCGGCGTTGAGCTCATCCGGACGCCTTCCTGTCACGATTGTCGGTATCCGGTTTCGCACAGATCACATTCATGCTTCTTCCAGACGAACTTCGCATCGACGAGATAACTAGTACACGCGATCCGCGGTGGCCTCAATGGAAGTCGATCTACGAATCATCGTTCGCCCCGTTTGAGCGCCTTCCGGACGAGACCTACGACGTAGTCTTGAATGGGAGGGCGCGAGGCGAGATCACGAACGTCTGGTTGTTTGCTGCCGAATCGGTTGAAGAACCCGGCGTTGTCACGGGTATTGCCGACGTTGTTTGGCATCCTCAGGCGCGGGCGGTTCTGCTCCGCTACTTCGCCACAAAGGAAAGCCTTCGAGGACGCGGCATCGGCCAGTCCTTCTATGCCGCGATACTCGCTCAATGCAAGCATCTGTGCGCCGATCTGATGGTGTTCGAGGTGGAAAAGCCCGAGATTATGGCGGAGCGGTCCGAGGCCGAGTCTGAACTCGCGAGGCGGCGCATCCGGTGGTATCTGCGGCAAGGCGCGAAGCAGTTGGGCGGAATTCACTACGACCTCGTTATAGCGCCCGGCAAGGCGCTGATGGAGATGCACCTGATGGCTCACACCTTCATCGAAATGACGGCGCGAGAGGTCTTCGATGCGGCAAAGATGATTTTCGGGGATGCACTGGAACAGACGGAGGAGTTGACGTTCGAGTAGTCGAAGCTAACCGCACGCGCCCTGGCCTTATCGATCGGGTAGGCGGGGTCG
It includes:
- a CDS encoding prepilin-type N-terminal cleavage/methylation domain-containing protein encodes the protein MRVDRRGFTLIEMLVVVAIIGILAGILFPVFARARDAAFQTQCISNLRQLGVSLQAYMNDNEDKFPLAVDFTDYPLTAAAYEGSNIPHAVALVDQLENRTDDPVDGDTNGGRIDHILRPYVKNEEIFRCPGDTGFGGIGYAAYTGPYILYNLLPIVPLWKQSRYYSARNKRPNTYWGGTSYVYRTELGLWGRPVNQLWQPQNVNVLMDATHYWHTRLHRKPIYSPGNPNYDMADANKGSITTLFADGRVRACTWKENVDNWYESSHWITGETTSGVPAPSYAPFK